The following coding sequences lie in one Pseudomonas svalbardensis genomic window:
- the pdxA gene encoding 4-hydroxythreonine-4-phosphate dehydrogenase PdxA, producing the protein MKPKRFALTPGEPAGIGPDLCLLLASQAQPHPLIAITSRDLLLERAVQLGVVVDLLPVTPDNWPDVPAPANSLYVWDTPLNAKVTAGQLDKANAAFVLETLTRAGQGCLDGHFAGMITAPVHKGVINESGIAFSGHTEFLADLTHTAQVVMMLATRGLRVALVTTHLPLREIADAITPERLERVTRILHADLQEKFGIARPRILVCGLNPHAGEGGHLGHEEIDIIEPTLERLRGEGMDLRGPLPADTLFTPKYLEHCDAVLAMYHDQGLPVLKYKGFGAAVNVTLGLPIIRTSVDHGTALDLAGSGKIDTGSLQVALETAYQMAETRL; encoded by the coding sequence GTGAAACCCAAACGTTTCGCGCTGACACCCGGCGAACCGGCCGGCATAGGTCCTGACCTGTGCCTGCTGCTCGCCTCGCAAGCCCAGCCACACCCCCTGATTGCCATTACCAGCCGCGACCTGCTCCTTGAACGGGCCGTGCAGCTGGGTGTGGTTGTCGATTTGCTGCCGGTCACCCCGGACAACTGGCCGGATGTGCCCGCGCCAGCCAACAGCCTGTATGTCTGGGATACACCGCTCAACGCCAAGGTCACCGCCGGGCAACTGGACAAGGCCAACGCGGCTTTCGTTCTGGAAACCCTGACTCGAGCTGGCCAAGGCTGCCTGGACGGGCATTTTGCCGGCATGATCACGGCCCCTGTGCACAAGGGCGTGATCAATGAATCCGGGATCGCCTTTTCCGGGCACACAGAATTTCTCGCCGACCTGACCCATACCGCACAAGTGGTGATGATGCTCGCCACTCGCGGATTGCGCGTGGCGCTGGTCACCACTCACCTGCCTCTTCGCGAGATTGCCGATGCGATCACGCCGGAGCGTCTGGAGCGAGTCACGCGAATTCTGCACGCCGATCTACAAGAAAAATTCGGCATTGCCCGGCCACGCATCCTCGTGTGTGGGCTCAACCCCCATGCCGGCGAAGGCGGACACCTGGGCCATGAAGAAATCGACATTATCGAACCTACATTAGAGCGCCTGCGTGGCGAAGGAATGGACCTTCGCGGCCCCCTGCCCGCCGACACTCTGTTTACCCCCAAATATCTGGAGCACTGCGATGCGGTGCTGGCGATGTACCACGACCAGGGCCTGCCTGTGCTGAAGTACAAAGGCTTCGGCGCGGCAGTCAACGTGACCCTCGGCTTGCCGATCATCCGTACATCGGTCGACCACGGCACTGCCCTGGACCTGGCCGGCAGCGGCAAAATCGATACCGGCAGCCTGCAAGTCGCCCTGGAAACCGCCTACCAGATGGCCGAGACCCGTTTATGA
- the rsmA gene encoding 16S rRNA (adenine(1518)-N(6)/adenine(1519)-N(6))-dimethyltransferase RsmA encodes MTEHYQHKARKRFGQNFLHDAGVIDRILRAIRAKPEDRLLEIGPGQGALTEGLLNSGAQLDVVELDKDLIPILNQQFAGKSNFNLHQGDALKFDFTSLNAAPNSLRVVGNLPYNISTPLIFHLLHNASLIRDMHFMLQKEVVERLAAGPGGGDWGRLSIMVQYHCRVEHLFNVGPGAFNPPPKVDSAIVRLVPHAVLPHPAKDHKLLERVVREAFNQRRKTLRNTLKLLLSNAEIEAAGVDGSLRPEQLDLAAFVRLADKLSEQVLQTPAAD; translated from the coding sequence ATGACCGAGCATTACCAACACAAGGCGCGCAAACGCTTTGGCCAGAACTTTCTGCACGATGCCGGCGTTATCGACCGCATCCTGCGCGCCATCCGCGCCAAGCCCGAAGACCGACTGCTGGAAATCGGCCCTGGCCAGGGAGCGCTGACTGAGGGCCTGCTTAACAGCGGTGCCCAGCTGGACGTGGTGGAACTGGACAAGGATCTGATCCCGATCCTTAACCAGCAGTTCGCCGGCAAGAGCAATTTCAATCTGCATCAGGGCGACGCGCTGAAGTTCGACTTCACCAGCCTGAACGCCGCGCCGAACAGCCTGCGGGTGGTCGGCAACCTGCCGTACAACATCTCTACGCCGCTGATTTTTCACCTGTTGCATAACGCCAGCCTGATTCGCGACATGCACTTCATGCTGCAAAAAGAAGTGGTCGAGCGCCTGGCAGCAGGCCCCGGTGGTGGTGACTGGGGTCGCTTGTCGATCATGGTTCAGTATCACTGCCGGGTTGAGCATCTGTTCAACGTTGGCCCCGGCGCGTTCAATCCGCCGCCCAAAGTCGATTCGGCTATCGTGCGCCTGGTACCCCACGCAGTGCTGCCGCACCCGGCCAAGGATCACAAGTTGCTGGAGCGTGTCGTGCGCGAAGCCTTTAACCAGCGCCGCAAGACCCTGCGCAACACCCTCAAGCTGCTGCTGAGCAATGCTGAAATCGAAGCCGCTGGCGTTGATGGCAGCCTGCGTCCCGAACAACTCGATCTGGCCGCCTTCGTGCGCCTGGCCGACAAGCTCAGCGAACAAGTCCTACAGACGCCCGCCGCCGACTGA
- the apaG gene encoding Co2+/Mg2+ efflux protein ApaG — protein sequence MSDPRYQVDVSVVTRYLAEQSQPEQNRFAFAYTITVHNNGELPAKLLSRHWVITDGDGHVEEVRGAGVVGQQPLIEVGESHTYSSGTVMTSKVGTMQGTYEMVADDGKHFDAIIAPFRLAVPGALH from the coding sequence ATGTCCGATCCTCGTTACCAGGTCGACGTCAGCGTCGTCACCCGCTATCTGGCAGAACAATCGCAACCCGAGCAAAACCGCTTTGCCTTCGCCTATACCATCACCGTGCACAACAATGGCGAGCTACCGGCCAAACTGTTGTCGCGGCACTGGGTGATCACCGACGGTGACGGGCATGTCGAAGAGGTTCGCGGTGCGGGCGTTGTTGGCCAGCAACCGTTGATCGAGGTGGGCGAGAGTCACACCTACAGCAGCGGCACCGTCATGACCTCCAAGGTCGGCACGATGCAGGGCACTTATGAAATGGTTGCTGACGATGGCAAACACTTCGACGCCATCATCGCCCCATTCCGTCTGGCGGTGCCCGGAGCCCTGCACTGA
- a CDS encoding symmetrical bis(5'-nucleosyl)-tetraphosphatase, producing the protein MATYAVGDLQGCLQALQCLLKQVAFDPTRDRLWLVGDLVNRGPHSLDTLRFLYSIRESLVCVLGNHDLHLLAAGKNIERLKKSDTLLEILAAPDCAELLEWLRQQKLMHYDEQRDVALVHAGIPPQWSLRKALKYAAEVEMALRDDNLLPPYLDGMYGNDPAKWDNDLKGVTRLRVITNYFTRMRFCTAEGKLDLKSKEGLDNAPPGYKPWFQHKERKTKGLKIIFGHWAALEGRCNEPGISALDTGCVWGGALTLMNVDSGERLSCKCDEHGLALPPGAALISEPSSASAPR; encoded by the coding sequence ATGGCAACGTACGCCGTCGGCGATCTGCAAGGCTGCCTTCAAGCATTGCAATGTCTGCTCAAGCAAGTCGCCTTCGACCCGACACGGGATCGTCTGTGGCTGGTCGGCGATCTGGTCAACCGTGGCCCGCACTCCCTGGACACCTTGCGCTTCCTCTATAGCATCCGCGAATCTTTGGTGTGCGTGCTCGGCAACCATGACCTGCACTTACTGGCGGCCGGGAAAAACATCGAACGCTTGAAGAAGTCCGACACCCTGCTCGAGATTCTCGCAGCGCCCGATTGCGCGGAACTGCTGGAGTGGCTGCGGCAGCAAAAGCTCATGCATTACGACGAACAACGCGATGTCGCCCTGGTACATGCTGGCATTCCGCCCCAGTGGTCACTGCGCAAGGCCTTGAAGTATGCCGCCGAAGTCGAGATGGCATTGCGCGATGACAACCTGTTGCCGCCCTACCTCGATGGCATGTACGGCAACGATCCGGCGAAATGGGACAACGACCTCAAAGGCGTGACACGCCTGCGGGTGATCACCAACTATTTCACCCGAATGCGGTTCTGCACCGCCGAGGGCAAGCTTGACCTCAAAAGCAAGGAAGGCCTCGACAATGCGCCACCCGGCTACAAACCCTGGTTTCAGCACAAAGAGCGCAAGACCAAGGGCCTGAAGATCATCTTCGGCCACTGGGCCGCTCTGGAAGGCCGATGCAATGAGCCGGGCATCTCGGCCCTCGACACCGGTTGTGTCTGGGGCGGCGCCCTGACCCTCATGAATGTCGACAGCGGTGAACGCCTGTCTTGCAAATGCGACGAGCATGGCCTTGCCCTGCCGCCAGGCGCCGCACTTATCTCCGAACCATCGTCAGCCAGCGCCCCGCGCTAG
- the glpE gene encoding thiosulfate sulfurtransferase GlpE, translating to MSEFKRIPPEQAQALREQGAVVVDVRDPATFAALHIAGSKHLDNVSISDFIRAADLDAPTVVVCYHGNSSQSAAAYLISQGFSDVYSMDGGFELWRTTYPSETAQGTSE from the coding sequence ATGAGCGAATTCAAACGTATCCCCCCGGAACAGGCCCAGGCCCTGCGCGAACAAGGCGCAGTGGTGGTCGATGTTCGCGACCCAGCGACCTTTGCCGCACTGCACATTGCCGGATCCAAGCATCTGGACAACGTTTCCATCTCGGACTTCATCCGTGCCGCCGACCTTGATGCACCGACGGTAGTGGTCTGCTATCACGGCAATTCCAGCCAGAGCGCTGCGGCGTACTTGATCAGCCAGGGCTTCTCCGACGTCTACAGCATGGATGGCGGTTTTGAGCTGTGGCGTACGACTTACCCTTCGGAAACGGCGCAAGGCACTTCCGAATAA
- a CDS encoding PrkA family serine protein kinase, producing MSIFSHFQQRFESTRQEELSLQEYLELCKSDRSAYASAAERLLLAIGEPELLDTSANSRLSRIFSNKVIRRYPAFEDFHGMEECIDQIVSYFRHAAQGLEEKKQILYLLGPVGGGKSSLAEKLKQLIEKVPFYAIKGSPVFESPLGLFNATEDGAILEEDFGIPRRYLNTIMSPWATKRLAEFGGDISQFRVVKLYPSILNQIAVAKTEPGDENNQDISALVGKVDIRKLEEFPQNDADAYSYSGALCRANQGLMEFVEMFKAPIKVLHPLLTATQEGNYNSTEGLGAIPFTGILLAHSNESEWHTFRNNKNNEAFIDRIYIVKVPYCLRVSDEVKIYDKLLFNSSLAKAHCAPDTLKMLAQFTVLSRLKEPENSNIYSKMRVYDGENLKDTDPKAKSIQEYRDNAGVDEGMNGLSTRFAFKILSKVFNFDPHEIAANPVHLLYVLEQQIEQEQFQAETRERYLRFLKEYLAPRYIEFIGKEIQTAYLESYSEYGQNIFDRYVLYADFWIQDQEYRDPETGEILNRVALNEELEKIEKPAGISNPKDFRNEIVNFVLRARANNNGKNPTWLSYEKLRVVIEKKMFSNTEDLLPVISFNAKASKEDQQKHNDFVTRMVERGYTDKQVRLLSEWYLRVRKSQ from the coding sequence ATGAGTATCTTTAGCCACTTCCAACAACGCTTCGAGTCCACACGCCAGGAAGAACTCTCGCTGCAAGAGTATCTTGAGCTGTGCAAAAGCGACCGCAGCGCCTACGCCTCCGCCGCCGAGCGTCTGTTACTGGCCATCGGTGAACCGGAGCTCCTCGACACCTCGGCCAACTCGAGGCTGTCGCGAATCTTTTCCAACAAGGTAATCCGCCGCTATCCGGCCTTTGAAGACTTCCACGGGATGGAAGAATGCATTGACCAGATCGTGTCGTATTTCCGCCATGCCGCTCAGGGCCTGGAAGAGAAGAAACAGATTCTCTATTTGCTCGGCCCTGTGGGTGGCGGTAAATCGTCCCTGGCCGAGAAGCTGAAACAACTGATCGAAAAAGTGCCCTTCTACGCGATCAAGGGCTCGCCGGTATTCGAATCACCTCTGGGTCTGTTCAACGCCACTGAAGATGGCGCGATCCTCGAGGAAGACTTCGGCATTCCACGGCGCTACCTCAACACCATCATGTCGCCATGGGCTACCAAACGCCTGGCCGAATTCGGCGGCGACATCAGCCAGTTCCGCGTGGTGAAGCTCTATCCGTCGATCCTCAACCAGATCGCAGTGGCCAAAACCGAGCCGGGAGATGAAAACAACCAGGACATCTCGGCGCTGGTGGGCAAGGTCGATATCCGCAAACTCGAAGAATTCCCGCAGAACGACGCCGACGCCTACAGCTACTCGGGGGCACTGTGCCGGGCCAACCAGGGCCTGATGGAATTCGTCGAAATGTTCAAGGCACCGATCAAGGTGCTGCACCCACTGCTGACCGCCACCCAGGAAGGCAACTACAACAGTACCGAAGGTCTGGGGGCAATTCCGTTTACCGGGATCCTGCTGGCCCACTCCAACGAATCGGAATGGCACACCTTCCGCAACAACAAAAACAACGAAGCCTTCATCGACCGGATCTACATCGTCAAAGTGCCGTACTGCCTGCGGGTCAGCGATGAAGTGAAGATCTACGACAAGCTCTTGTTCAACAGCTCCCTGGCCAAGGCTCACTGCGCGCCTGACACCCTGAAGATGCTTGCCCAGTTCACCGTACTCTCGCGACTGAAAGAGCCGGAAAACTCCAACATCTACTCCAAAATGCGCGTGTATGACGGCGAAAACCTCAAGGATACCGATCCGAAGGCCAAGTCGATCCAGGAATACCGCGACAACGCGGGTGTCGACGAAGGCATGAACGGCCTGTCGACCCGCTTCGCGTTCAAGATCCTGTCGAAAGTGTTCAACTTCGATCCGCACGAAATCGCTGCCAACCCGGTGCACTTGCTTTACGTGCTGGAACAACAGATCGAACAGGAACAATTCCAGGCCGAAACCCGCGAACGCTATCTGCGCTTCCTCAAGGAGTACCTGGCACCGCGTTATATCGAGTTCATCGGCAAGGAAATCCAGACCGCCTACCTCGAGTCTTACAGCGAGTATGGCCAGAACATCTTCGATCGCTATGTGCTGTACGCCGACTTCTGGATCCAGGACCAGGAATACCGCGACCCGGAAACCGGCGAGATCCTCAACCGCGTAGCGCTGAACGAAGAACTGGAGAAAATCGAAAAACCGGCCGGCATCAGCAATCCGAAGGATTTTCGCAATGAAATTGTCAACTTCGTACTGCGCGCCCGGGCCAATAACAACGGCAAGAACCCGACCTGGCTCAGCTACGAAAAACTGCGGGTGGTTATCGAGAAAAAAATGTTCTCCAACACCGAGGACCTCCTGCCAGTCATCAGCTTCAACGCCAAGGCCAGCAAAGAGGACCAGCAGAAGCACAACGACTTCGTCACACGGATGGTCGAGCGGGGCTACACCGACAAACAGGTTCGACTGCTGTCCGAGTGGTACCTGCGGGTCAGAAAATCACAATAA
- a CDS encoding YeaH/YhbH family protein, with translation MSYVIDRRLNGKNKSTVNRQRFLRRYRDHIKKAVEEAVSRRSITDMEHGEQISIPGRDIDEPVLHHGRGGKQTVVHPGNKEFTSGEHIARPPGGGGGRGPGKAGNSGEGMDEFVFQITQEEFLEFMFEDLELPNLVKRNLTGTDTFKTVRAGISNEGNPSRINIIRTLRSAHARRIALSGSSRAKLREAKEELLRLKRDEPDNFGDIQEVEAEIEKLSARIHRVPFLDTFDLKYNLLIKQPNPSSKAVMFCLMDVSGSMTQATKDIAKRFFILLYLFLKRNYDKIDVVFIRHHTSAREVDEEEFFYSRETGGTIVSSALKLMQEIMVERYPSNEWNIYAAQASDGDNWNDDSPICRDILINQIMPFVQYYTYVEITPREHQALWFEYERIAEAFSDTFAQQQLVSAGDIYPVFRELFQRRLVT, from the coding sequence ATGAGCTATGTGATCGACCGACGTCTCAATGGCAAGAACAAGAGCACGGTGAACCGTCAGCGGTTTCTGCGGCGTTACCGTGATCACATCAAAAAGGCTGTCGAAGAGGCGGTCAGCCGGCGCTCCATTACCGATATGGAACACGGCGAACAGATCAGCATTCCCGGCCGCGACATTGACGAGCCGGTGCTTCACCACGGTCGCGGCGGCAAACAGACCGTCGTGCACCCGGGCAACAAGGAGTTCACCAGCGGCGAGCACATTGCCCGCCCGCCCGGAGGTGGCGGTGGCAGAGGCCCCGGCAAGGCCGGCAACTCGGGCGAAGGGATGGACGAATTCGTCTTCCAGATCACCCAGGAGGAATTCCTCGAATTCATGTTCGAGGACCTTGAACTGCCGAACCTGGTCAAGCGCAACCTGACCGGCACCGACACCTTCAAGACCGTTCGTGCCGGGATCAGTAACGAGGGCAATCCGTCGCGGATCAACATCATCCGCACCTTGCGCTCGGCCCATGCACGGCGAATCGCCCTGTCTGGCAGCAGCCGGGCAAAATTACGCGAAGCCAAAGAAGAACTGCTGCGACTCAAGCGTGATGAGCCAGACAACTTCGGTGATATTCAGGAAGTCGAAGCAGAAATCGAAAAACTCAGTGCGCGCATTCATCGCGTACCGTTCCTCGATACCTTCGACCTCAAGTACAACCTGCTCATCAAGCAACCCAACCCCAGTTCCAAAGCGGTGATGTTCTGCTTGATGGACGTGTCCGGCTCCATGACCCAAGCGACCAAGGACATCGCCAAGCGTTTCTTTATCCTGCTGTACCTGTTTCTCAAGCGTAACTACGACAAGATCGACGTCGTGTTCATCCGCCACCACACCAGTGCCAGGGAAGTGGACGAAGAGGAGTTTTTCTATTCTCGCGAAACCGGCGGCACCATCGTTTCGAGCGCCTTGAAACTGATGCAGGAGATCATGGTCGAGCGCTATCCGAGCAATGAGTGGAACATCTATGCCGCCCAGGCCTCCGACGGCGATAACTGGAACGACGACTCGCCAATCTGCCGCGACATTCTGATCAACCAGATCATGCCGTTCGTGCAGTACTACACTTACGTTGAGATCACCCCGCGCGAACATCAGGCCTTGTGGTTCGAGTACGAACGCATCGCCGAAGCCTTCTCTGACACTTTTGCCCAGCAACAACTGGTCTCGGCCGGGGATATCTATCCGGTCTTCCGTGAACTCTTCCAGCGCAGGTTAGTGACATGA
- a CDS encoding SpoVR family protein: MTAKEQKRQPISTGSEWTFELIQAYDKEISRLAARYALDTYPNQIEVITAEQMMDAYASVGMPLGYHHWSYGKHFLSTEKSYTRGQMGLAYEIVINSDPCIAYLMEENTICMQALVVAHACYGHNSFFKGNYLFRTWTDASSIIDYLVFAKQYIMQCEERHGIDAVEDLLDSCHALMNYGVDRYKRPYPISAEEERRRQKDREEHLQKQINDLWRTIPKGADKYSDKDNARFPAEPQENILYFIEKHAPLLEPWQREIVRIVRKIAQYFYPQRQTQVMNEGWATFWHYTLMNDLYDEGLVTDGFMMEFLTSHTSVVYQPGFDSPYYNGINPYTLGFAMYRDIRRMCEHPTEEDYRWFPEIAGTDWLSSIKFAMSSFKDESFILQYLSPQVIRDLKLFSILDDDQKDDLLVPAIHDEGGYRIIRETLAAQYNLGNREPNVQIYSIDRRGDRSLTLRHQQHDRKPLGESTEEVLKHLHRLWGFDIHLETLQGDQVMKVHHVPPRSEHAEGDYGRLDLAVIHL, translated from the coding sequence ATGACCGCCAAAGAGCAGAAGCGCCAACCCATTTCCACCGGCTCCGAATGGACGTTCGAGCTGATTCAGGCCTACGACAAAGAAATCAGTCGTCTGGCGGCTCGCTACGCGCTCGATACTTACCCTAACCAGATCGAAGTGATCACCGCCGAGCAGATGATGGACGCCTACGCCTCCGTCGGCATGCCGCTGGGTTATCACCATTGGTCCTACGGCAAACATTTCCTCAGCACCGAGAAATCCTACACTCGCGGCCAGATGGGGCTAGCGTACGAAATCGTGATCAACTCGGACCCGTGCATCGCCTATTTGATGGAAGAAAACACCATCTGCATGCAGGCTTTAGTCGTCGCCCATGCCTGCTACGGGCATAACAGCTTTTTCAAAGGCAACTACCTGTTCCGCACCTGGACTGACGCCAGTTCGATCATCGATTACCTGGTCTTCGCCAAGCAATACATCATGCAGTGCGAAGAGCGCCACGGTATCGACGCGGTCGAGGACCTGCTGGATTCCTGCCACGCCCTGATGAACTATGGGGTCGATCGCTACAAACGCCCATATCCGATTTCCGCCGAAGAAGAACGTCGCCGGCAAAAGGATCGGGAAGAGCATTTGCAGAAACAAATCAACGATCTGTGGCGGACCATTCCAAAAGGTGCGGACAAGTACAGCGACAAGGACAACGCGCGCTTCCCCGCAGAACCTCAGGAAAATATCCTCTACTTCATCGAAAAACACGCACCACTGCTGGAGCCATGGCAGCGGGAAATCGTGCGGATCGTGCGCAAGATCGCTCAGTATTTCTACCCGCAACGTCAGACTCAGGTGATGAACGAGGGGTGGGCCACGTTCTGGCATTACACCCTGATGAACGACCTGTATGACGAAGGCCTGGTGACCGACGGCTTCATGATGGAGTTTTTGACGTCCCACACCAGCGTGGTCTATCAACCCGGCTTCGACAGCCCCTACTACAACGGCATCAACCCCTACACCCTGGGTTTTGCCATGTACCGGGACATTCGCCGCATGTGTGAACACCCGACCGAAGAGGACTACCGCTGGTTCCCTGAGATTGCCGGCACCGACTGGCTGTCGAGCATCAAGTTCGCCATGAGCAGCTTCAAGGATGAAAGTTTCATCCTGCAGTACCTGTCACCCCAGGTGATCCGTGACCTGAAGTTGTTCAGCATTCTTGATGACGACCAGAAGGACGATCTGCTGGTCCCGGCCATTCATGACGAAGGTGGCTACCGCATCATCCGTGAAACCCTGGCGGCGCAGTACAACCTCGGCAATCGTGAACCCAACGTGCAGATCTACAGCATCGACCGGCGTGGTGACCGCTCGCTGACCTTGCGTCACCAGCAACACGACCGCAAACCGCTGGGCGAGTCCACCGAGGAAGTGCTCAAACACCTGCACCGCCTCTGGGGCTTCGACATTCACCTGGAAACCCTGCAAGGGGACCAAGTGATGAAAGTCCATCACGTTCCACCCAGAAGTGAACACGCCGAGGGGGATTACGGCCGGTTGGACCTGGCTGTCATCCATCTTTGA
- a CDS encoding multifunctional CCA addition/repair protein: MQIYKVGGAVRDRLLGKPVTDIDWVVVGATSEEMLAKGFRPVGADFPVFLHPKNGEEYALARTERKSGRGYGGFTFHASPEVTLEEDLIRRDLTINAMAEDDQQNLTDPYHGQRDLEARLLRHVSPAFAEDPLRVLRVARFAARYAGLGFTVAPETLELMRQLSESGELEALTAERSWKEISRALMEDQPQVFIEVLRECGALKVLMPEVDALFGIPQPEAHHPEIDTGVHTLSVLEQAARHKQLLTVRWACLLHDLGKGLTPEEEWPRHIAHEHKGLKLIKAVNERFKAPKDCQELALLVGKYHTHGHRALELKPSTLLELLQSFDVYRRPQRFEEFIAACEMDARGRKGLEQRSYPQADYLRGAANAARTVAVQPLLEKGFKGPELGEAIKRERLKALKAYKEAASA, encoded by the coding sequence ATGCAGATTTATAAAGTCGGCGGTGCGGTACGCGATCGCCTGCTGGGCAAGCCTGTCACCGACATCGACTGGGTTGTGGTTGGCGCCACCAGTGAAGAAATGCTCGCCAAGGGCTTTCGCCCGGTGGGTGCGGATTTCCCGGTTTTTCTTCACCCCAAAAACGGTGAGGAATACGCCCTCGCCCGGACCGAGCGCAAAAGCGGACGCGGTTACGGCGGCTTTACCTTTCACGCCAGCCCCGAAGTCACCCTCGAAGAAGACCTGATCCGTCGTGACCTGACCATCAATGCCATGGCTGAAGACGATCAACAGAACCTGACCGATCCTTACCACGGCCAGCGCGATCTCGAGGCGCGCTTGCTTCGTCACGTCTCCCCCGCGTTCGCCGAAGATCCGCTCCGGGTTCTGCGCGTTGCCCGCTTCGCAGCTCGTTATGCGGGGCTCGGTTTCACCGTGGCGCCGGAGACACTGGAACTGATGCGCCAACTCAGTGAATCAGGTGAACTGGAAGCTTTGACCGCCGAACGCAGCTGGAAGGAAATTTCCCGCGCCCTGATGGAAGATCAGCCACAGGTGTTCATCGAAGTGCTGCGCGAGTGTGGCGCTCTCAAGGTATTGATGCCGGAAGTCGATGCCCTGTTCGGCATACCGCAACCGGAAGCCCACCACCCGGAAATCGACACAGGCGTGCACACTTTGAGCGTGCTGGAGCAAGCGGCGCGGCACAAACAACTACTCACCGTGCGCTGGGCCTGCCTGCTGCACGACCTCGGCAAGGGACTGACGCCCGAGGAGGAGTGGCCGCGACACATTGCTCATGAGCACAAGGGCTTGAAGCTGATTAAAGCGGTCAACGAACGCTTCAAGGCGCCGAAGGACTGTCAGGAGCTGGCACTACTGGTGGGCAAATATCACACCCACGGCCATCGCGCCCTGGAGCTGAAGCCGTCGACTTTGCTGGAGTTGCTGCAAAGTTTTGACGTTTACCGTCGGCCGCAGCGGTTCGAGGAATTTATCGCGGCGTGCGAGATGGACGCGCGTGGACGTAAAGGGCTGGAGCAGCGAAGTTACCCACAGGCTGATTATTTGCGGGGGGCGGCGAATGCTGCTCGGACCGTAGCGGTTCAGCCGTTGCTGGAAAAAGGATTCAAAGGGCCGGAGTTGGGTGAGGCGATCAAGCGAGAGCGGCTCAAGGCGCTGAAGGCCTACAAAGAGGCGGCGTCTGCCTGA
- the folK gene encoding 2-amino-4-hydroxy-6-hydroxymethyldihydropteridine diphosphokinase → MSLTQVYLGLGSNIERESHLQAGLEALAGFLVDVRCSAVFESQSVGIKSGPFFNFVVSAFTDLPLMELDRRLKFIEADNGRYAPDRKGLPLDIDVLLFGDLVGNFDGLILPRAEILKNAFVLWPLSLIAPDRVHPGVGKSFATLWDEAQIDQVLAPVAFEWRGEQLTPSNLL, encoded by the coding sequence ATGTCGCTGACTCAGGTGTATCTCGGGCTTGGTAGCAATATCGAGCGCGAATCCCATTTGCAGGCTGGCCTTGAAGCCCTGGCAGGTTTCCTGGTGGATGTACGCTGCTCGGCGGTGTTCGAAAGCCAGTCGGTGGGAATCAAGAGCGGGCCGTTCTTCAATTTTGTGGTGTCGGCTTTTACCGATTTGCCGCTGATGGAGCTGGATCGCCGGCTGAAATTCATCGAGGCGGACAATGGCCGTTATGCGCCGGACCGCAAGGGTTTGCCGCTGGATATCGACGTGCTGCTGTTCGGCGATCTGGTGGGCAACTTCGATGGCTTGATCCTGCCGCGGGCAGAAATTCTGAAAAATGCCTTCGTGCTGTGGCCGTTGTCGCTGATTGCGCCGGATCGCGTGCATCCGGGTGTAGGCAAGAGCTTTGCGACGTTGTGGGACGAGGCACAGATTGATCAGGTGTTGGCGCCGGTGGCGTTTGAGTGGCGCGGTGAGCAGTTGACCCCATCGAATTTGTTGTGA
- the folB gene encoding dihydroneopterin aldolase — MDRVFIEGLEVDTVIGAYDWERGIRQCLRLDLSFAWDNRPAAAGDDLTLALDYASVSSRIQAFAEQAQFQLVETFAERLAEVLMSEFNITWMRLKLTKPGAIPAATGGVGVEIERGCR; from the coding sequence TTGGACAGAGTGTTTATCGAGGGCCTGGAAGTCGACACCGTGATTGGTGCCTACGACTGGGAGCGAGGCATCCGACAGTGCTTGCGTCTTGATCTGAGTTTCGCCTGGGATAATCGCCCGGCCGCCGCCGGTGACGACCTGACGCTGGCGCTCGATTACGCCAGTGTGTCGTCGCGCATCCAGGCTTTTGCCGAGCAGGCGCAGTTCCAGCTGGTCGAGACCTTCGCCGAGCGTCTGGCTGAAGTGCTGATGAGCGAATTCAACATCACCTGGATGCGCCTCAAGCTGACCAAGCCAGGCGCCATCCCGGCTGCCACGGGTGGTGTGGGCGTGGAGATCGAGCGCGGATGTCGCTGA